DNA from Halomonas sp. GFAJ-1:
TATTCCCGTCGTTATGCACCAGGATCACGGCACTAGCCCTGCGGTTTGCCAGCGCTCCATACAGCTGGGCTTCTCCTCTGTCATGATGGATGGCTCCCTGGGTGAAGACGGAAAAACCCCCATGGACTACGACTACAACGTCGACGTCACGCGTCGTACCGTAGAAATGGCGCATGCCTGCGGCGTTTCCGTCGAGGGCGAGCTAGGCTGCCTAGGCAGCCTGGAAACAGGCATGGCCGGAGAGGAAGACGGCATCGGCGCCGAAGGTAAGCTAGACATGGAGCAGATGCTAACCGACCCAGAAGAAGCCGCTGAATTTGTAAAAGCCACCCATGTGGATGCGTTAGCGATCGCCATCGGCACCAGCCACGGCGCTTATAAATTCACTAAGCCGCCCACTGGCGACACCCTCTCCATTCAGCGTATTAAAGAGATTCATGCGCGGATTCCTGACACCCACCTGGTGATGCACGGCTCCTCCTCAGTGCCCCAGGAGTGGTTGGAAGTTATCAATCAGTACGGTGGCAAAATTCCGGAAACCTACGGGGTACCCGTGGCAGAGATTGTCGAGGGCATCAAGTATGGTGTTCGAAAGGTCAATATCGACACTGACCTACGCCTAGCCTCCACCGGCGCAGTACGCCGCTTCCTGGCCGAAAACCCCGCGGAATTTGATCCTCGTAAATTCTTGAAAGAGACTGTCACGGCTATGCGCGACCTATGTATCGCGCGCTACGAAGCCTTTGGTACAGCGGGTAACGCCAGCAAGATTAAGCCAATTAACCTGGAAGAAATGTTCCTACACTATGAGCGCGGCGAACTGGCTCCCAAAGTAAAATAAGTGTGTAGATAACGCACCTTCGAAAAGACGACCAGCCGGTCGTCTTTTTTAATAACACAGGTTACGAGTGAAGGAATAAATATTGCAACGCAGCATTAATGCGCTAACACTGGTGATGAAGCCACGAAGTTTCGTGGTCCAGCAAGGAGGCAACAACGCTTATGAAATCCACGACTCCTCTTTCCCTAATACCCAATTCACCAGTAGCAATGCTAGATATCTGGAAAGCGGGATTTATGGCATTTGAGCTATGGAGCTCTTCATTATCGACCATCGCCATGCGTCAACAGCTATGGCAAACAAAGCCTTTTTTTAGTCCCTCCATGATGCGCGAAAATCAGCGTATGGTGACTGAAAAGATAGAGGCCAGTATGGAAGCTGGCCTTGTTATGCAAAAAGCGCTGTTTGGCGCCATGAGTGGAAACTACGCTCCATGGTGGGTAACCAGTCAAAAGACTATGAAGCCCTACCACCGCCGTAGCAGTGCTAACTCCCGCCGCTTGTCCCGCTAGTGCTGCTCGCTATCGTGCTCACTCTGCTCATCTTCACCTTGTACGATAGCGTCATCAGCACTCCCCGTACCACCGGTTCCCCCTTCGGCATTATCTTCCCCATCGCTTTCAACACTACTTGAGCCTACCTCAGCACCACTAGAGTCTGACTCATCACGCTGCAGCGCGCCTGCCTTAATACCGTACTTTTCTTCCAACGCAGCATCGTCTAACGCTTCGGCCTGGGTATCGTCTGATTCCGTTTCCTCAGCCAGTGTGGGGCCCGCCGCTAACAGTAAGCTGCCTAACGCAATTGAAAGCAACCAAGGGGGAAGTCGCATGGGTGGTCTCCTTTTTATAGTAATAACAGCTTAGCCTATAGAGCGTATGCCTTCAGAAGAACGCCGAAAAAGCGCATTCAATCTTATCTGTGCATAATGGCCAACCAGCGTTATCGTATAAAAATTATAAAACAGTGTTCACAAAGGGCGTAAAATCTCGTTCAATAGCAGTGTGTCGGTTTCAACTAACATGGGCAGCGCTCTTTGCGCTCCAAGGAACGACAATGCCGCTTCCACTTTTGCTGTTTGACTGTGATGGCACCCTCGTTGATAGCGAGCCTCTTTTAGCTGAAGAGATGGCCATTGGCCTTAACTCTGTCAGCTTGCCGTTTGCTGCTTCTGATTATCTTGGGGAGTTTCGCGGCACTCGCTTCCGACGTATCGTGGCCGAGCTCCAACATCGCTATGGTGAAATAGATTCCGAGCGGCTCGACCATATGGAGCATAAGATGCGCGCCAAGCTGGCTGAACGACTGGCCACCGAATTGACCACTATCTCTGGCGCCCGTGAATCGCTCGACGCATTAAGCCACTTTCCTAGCGCGGTTGTTTCTAATGGCCCAGAGAGTAAAATCCGCACTGCCTTACAAACCACCGGCCTCACCCACTATTTTGGTAATCGGCTGTTTAGTGGTTATACCGCCAATTGCTGGAAGCCAGAACCCTGTTTACATCTGCACGCAGCCAGTATCATGGGCTATGCTGCCCATGACTGCATTGCGATAGACGATGCGCTTGTCGGCGTTCGCGCCGCGCTGCAGGCGGGCATGACGGTTATCCATTTAAACCGTTTTCCGGATGCCGAAAGCACCCCTGAAGGCGCGATTATGATTAGCAGCATGTATCAGCTACCCGCAGTGGTGGAGCAGCTGACACATGAATGGCGGCTGGCAGCAGTGCCTCAACACTCAACAGGGAACTAGCATGGCTTCTTTACGTGACCAGCTTGGAGGGCTTGTATACTCAACCGAGCATGGAAAAACTTGCCCAGATTGCCGCGAGTCAATCGATGACTGCCGCTGTGAGATCGCCAGCGAACAGCAGCGCCTCGCTGCACTGGACGGCATTGTGCGTATTCGCCGTGAAACTAGCGGCCGTAAAGGCAAAGGCGTCACGACTATCAGTGGCATACCTCTGAATAACACAGAACTTAAAACACTCGCTAAGACATTGAAAAAACGCTGTGGCACGGGTGGTGCCGTTAAAGATGGCGTGATCGAAATTCAGGGCGATCATCGCGAGACACTGCAGCAAGCGTTAACGTCGCTCGGCTACCAAGTAAAGTTGGCGGGCGGCTAACACACCTCTATGATGTCGGTTTACGTAAGTAAACTGCTAAAGGGCAAGGCACTGCAATGGTTTGGCTGGAATACCTGCTACCGCTCATCTTTCTGTTCCCCATGGCGGCCATGGGCGGCATCGTATTAGCACTGCGGAGCTTACACGACGCCCGCGTTCACTCGCCGTTTGACGCCCCACTGCGTGAACCTGGACAAGCGCTAAGGCACCGTCTGGACAAAGCTTTCTCAAGCCTATTTCTAAACGGTGCATTGGGTCCTATTATAAGCCTTGCGCCGCTGGTTTATGGCATGGGTAGGATGCTATTTGTTGAGCAGCAGGACTGGGTGGAGTGGGCACTTTATGGCTTACTAAGCACGCTGTTGGTATTAGCGTTTTCCCTGCTGTTAATTCGCGATTACCAGCGTATTCGTCGGCTTAAGCTCGGCCTAGCCTGCGAGTTAGCCGTTGGCCAAGAACTAGAGCGCTTAGTAAGGCCCGAAGCGCACCCTTATTATGTCTTTCACGATGTCCCTACCGATAGCTTTACCATCGACCACGTAGTGGTGACACCCCATGGTATTTTTGTAGTAGAAACCCGGGCTCGGGCGCTGGCGATCGGTACTGATGGTAAAGAGATAAACAGCGTCGCGGTTGAACGCGAGCGTCTGCGCTTCCCTCATTGGCAGGAGCGTCGCCCCTTGCATAAAACACGTCAAGGGGTCAGTTGGTTAACTCAGTGGCTGGAGCGACGCTGTGGTGTGCCTGTACCCGTTAGAGGAGTGCTTGTATTACCCGGCTGGCAAATCGATACCAGCGAAGCATCGCCGGATATTTTGGTGGTCAGCGGCGAGCACCTTGCCCGCCAGTTGACAGAGTTAACCCCAGGCCAGATGAGCGATGCCATCCACGATCGAGTGATTCACATTCTCCTCGAGCGCGCGCGACTGATGGAGCTGAAGCATTTACGCGAGCCCTCGGTGTAGGCATGCGTTAGTAGCCGCGTAAACGGCCTCCCATCTCCTGAGCTAAATCCACCGCGTAGTGATCCGTCATCCCACCGATAAAGTCCAGCATTCGTCGATAACTGTCGTATAACGTCCAAGATGGCAGCGGTGTGTTTTCACCAATTAACGCCAACACTCGTTGATGTTTAAAAGAGCTTTTTCCCGTGTGGTGCAGCTCGTGGGCTGCTCCGATAAAGGCTTCCAACAGAATACCCAGCGTGGTGTAAGCACCAATTTCCAGCTTCGCTTTACGCTCATTCTGGAAGATACGCTCACGGGCTAATTGTTTGGCTGCCCGCACGCCCCAGCCCAAATCTGGGTGGCACAGCTCAAGCAAGTCCTCTCCTAGCGTTCCACTCAACAATGCCTGTTCATACTCTACAAAGACAGCACCTACGTCGTTCACAGCACGTTCCATGGCTGCCCCTCTTAGCAGCGCGATGCGTCGACGCTGGGAAACCTGTCTACGCTCCATATCTGCGTATTCAGGCGGAAATTCACCGGCAATTTGCCGCAGTATTTCAACCACCTCTTCATAGCGCAAGATGCCCATTTCCAACCCATCTTCCAGGTCGAGCAAGGCATAACAAATATCATCAGCTGCTTCGACAAGCCATGCTAACGGATGGCGACACCAGCGCTGCTCCCCCTGGGGAAGTAAACCAACGGCGTCTGCCACTTCTGTTAACAGTGCTTGCTCAGATTGATAGCAGCCAAACTTGCCCGCCCGGCCGCTATAGCGCACTGTCCATGGGTATTTAAGCAGTGTACCGAGCGTTGCCGCAGAGAGCCGCATCCCCCCATTGAACTGGTTGTACTCAATTTGGGTAATTACCCGAAATCCTTGAGCATTACCTTCATAGGTCAATAAATCTTCCCGCTCAGCCTCTGAAAGTCCATCTAGCAGACCGCTTCCCTGGGCGCGTCGAAACCAGTCACGTATGGCGTATTCGCCAGCATGACCAAACGGTGGGTTGCCAATATCATGACCTAAGCAGGCGGTTTGAACGATTACCCCAAGATCAGCAGGGGTTATCCAATCAGGCAGACGATCGCGTAGCAGCTCTCCGACGATCATACCCAATGAGCGACCAACGCAGCCAACTTCTAGTGAGTGGGTCAGGCGCGTATGGATATGGTCATTTTCAGTCAGCGGATGCACCTGGGTCTTTCGCCCAAGACGCCGGAAAGAACCAGAGAATACAATACGATCATGATCTTTATGGAAGGGGCTGCGGCCTATTTCACGGGTACTATCAGTGCGATTATCGTGAAGGCGCTGGGGGGAAAGCAACTGATTCCACTGCATTTGTGTCATAGCATTCCTCCTTGAAATGCTACATTTTGACATAAAACACCAGAAAACCGCACGTTAGTATGAGGTGTGGCATTTCCTACTCACGATTCCTCCCTTACGCCTCACCACTTACCCCTCACGCATAAAAAAATCCCCCAAGGCATCAGCCCTGGGGGATTTTTCTTAATAAGTGCCTGACGATGACCTACTCTCGCATGGGGAGACCCCACACTACCATCGGCGCTAAGCGGTTTCACTGCTGAGTTCGGCAAGGGATCAGGTGGTTCACGCTCGCTATGGTCGTCAGGCGTAACTTTTAATGTACATCATGCTGATGTCGTCGATGACGTGTTTTGTGATCGTCTCTTGTCAGCAAGCGCCTTGGCTTGCTGCTGCGTATCCGGTTCTCGTTACTACTACGACCAGACCCCTTGGGTGTTATAGGGTCAAGCCTCACGGGCCATTAGTACACGTTAGCTCAACGCCTTGCAGCGCTTCCACACCGTGCCTATCAACCAGCTGGTCTCGCTGGGCCCTTTAGGAGGATCAAGTCCTCGGGGATGTCTCATCTTGAAGGGGGCTTCCCGCTTAGATGCTTTCAGCGGTTATCCTGTCCGACCATAGCTACCCGGCAATGCCACTGGCGTGACAACCGGAACACCAGAGGGTCGTCCACTCCGGTCCTCTCGTACTAGGAGCAGCTCTTCTCAAACATCCAACGCCCACGGCAGATAGGGACCGAACTGTCTCACGACGTTCTAAACCCAGCTCGCGTACCACTTTAAATGGCGAACAGCCATACCCTTGGGACCGACTTCAGCCCCAGGATGTGATGAGCCGACATCGAGGTGCCAAACACCGCCGTCGATGTGAACTCTTGGGCGGTATCAGCCTGTTATCCCCGGAGTACCTTTTATCCGTTGAGCGATGGCCCTTCCATACAGAACCACCGGATCACTAGAACCTGCTTTCGCACCTGCTCGACGTGTCTGTCTCGCAGTCAAGCACCCTTATGCTCTTGCACTCACTGCACGATGTCCGACCGTGCTGAGGGTACCTTCGTGCTCCTCCGTTACTCTTTGGGAGGAGACCGCCCCAGTCAAACTACCCACCACACACTGTCCTCGATCCGGATAACGGACCTGAGTGAGAACGCCAATGATGCCAGGCTGGTATTTCAAGGTTGGCTCCACCCGAACTGGCGTCCGGGTTTCAAAGCCTCCCAGCTATCCTACACAGGCAACATCAGCGTCCAGTGTGAAGCTATAGTAAAGGTTCACGGGGTCTTTCCGTCTAGCCGCGGGTACACCGCATCTTCACGGCGATTTCAATTTCACTGAGTCTCGGGTGGAGACAGCGTGGCCATCATTACGCCATTCGTGCAGGTCGGAACTTACCCGACAAGGAATTTCGCTACCTTAGGACCGTTATAGTTACGGCCGCCGTTTACCGGGGCTTCAATCAAGAGCTTCGGCCGAAGCCTAACACCATCATTTAACCTTCCGGCACCGGGCAGGCGTCACACCCTATACGTCCTCTTACGAGTTAGCAGAGTGCTGTGTTTTTACTAAACAGTTGCAGCCACCTGGTATCTTCGACCGGTTCGGGCTTAGAGAGCAAGTCTCATCACCCTACGCCGGCGTGCCTTCTCCCGAAGTTACGGCACCATTTTGCCTAGTTCCTTCACCCGAGTTCTCTCAAGCGCCTTGGGATTCTCACCCTGACCACCTGTGTCGGTTTGGGGTACGGTCGCACATGATCTGAAGCTTAGAGGCTTTTCCTGGAAGCGTGGCATCAGTGACTTCCTGACCGTGGTCAGTTCATCTCGTGTCTCGGCTTTAAGGTGCCGGATTTTCCTAGCACCTCGGCCTACTCACTTTCACCAGGACAACCAACGCCTGGCTCACCTAGCCTTCTCCGTCCCCCCATCGCAATCATGTCCGGTACGGGAATATTGACCCGTTTCCCATCGACTACGCCTTTCGGCCTCGCCTTAGGGGCCGACTCACTCTGCTCCGATTAGCGTCGAACAGAAACCCTTGGTCTTCCGGCGAGGGAGTTTTTCACTCCCTTTATCGTTACTCATGTCAGCATTCGCACTCGTGATACCTCCAGCGAACTTCTCAATTCACCTTCATCGGCTTACACGACGCTCCTCTACCGCGCATTCCTAAGAATGCACCCGTAGCTTCGGTACCTGGTTTAGCCCCGTTACATCTTCCGCGCAGGCCGACTCGACTAGTGAGCTATTACGCTTTCTTTAAAGGATGGCTGCTTCTAAGCCAACCTCCTAGCTGTCTGAGCCTTCCCACATCGTTTCCCACTTAACCAGGATTTGGGGACCTTAGCTGACGGTCTGGGTTGTTTCCCTTTTCACGACGGACGTTAGCACCCGCCGTGTGTCTCCCACGCTCATACTCACCGGTATTCGGAGTTTGCCTCGGGTTGGTAAGTCGGGATGACCCCCTAGCCGAAACAGTGCTCTACCCCCGGCGGTAATACGTGAGGCGCTACCTAAATAGCTTTCGAGGAGAACCAGCTATCTCCGAGCTTGATTAGCCTTTCACTCCGATCCACAAGTCATCCAAATCTTTTTCAACAGATCCTGGTTCGGGCCTCCAGTTGATGTTACTCAACCTTCACCCTGCTCATGGATAGATCGCTCGGTTTCGGGTCTATATCCAGCGACTGTGTCGCCCAGTTAAGACTCGGTTTCCCTACGGCTCCCCTAAACGGTTAACCTCGCCACTGAATATAAGTCGCTGACCCATTATACAAAAGGTACGCAGTCACAGAACAAGTCTGCTCCTACTGCTTGTACGCACACGGTTTCAGGATCTATTTCACTCCCCTCTCCGGGGTTCTTTTCGCCTTTCCCTCACGGTACTGGTTCACTATCGGTCAGCCAGGAGTATTTAGCCTTGGAGGATGGTCCCCCCGTCTTCAGTCAAGGTTTCTCGTGCCCCGACCTACTCGATTTCACATGATCAGATTTTCGACTACGGGGCTATCACCCGCTACGGCCGCGCTTCCCAGCGCGTTCGTCTAATCAGTCACATGCTTAAGGGCTGGTCCCCGTTCGCTCGCCGCTACTAGGGGAATCTCGGTTGATTTCTTTTCCTCAGGGTACTTAGATGTTTCAGTTCCCCTGGTTCGCCTCTTACGCCTATATATTCAGCGTAAGATACTCATCTTATGATGAGTGGGTTTCCCCATTCAGAAATGCCCGGGTCAAAGGTTGTTTGCCACCTCGCCGAGCCTTATCGCAGGCTACCACGTCTTTCATCGCCTCTGGCTGCCTAGGCATCCACCGTGTGCGCTTAATTGCTTGACCCTATAACCCGAAGGAGTCTGGATTTCGCAATAATAACGATTGCCGGATACGCTTGAGACGTATCACAAAACAATTACGTATAAACACTTCTACGAAGCGTTTATGTCAGCATGATATACATTGTTAAAGAGCGGCTGTTCAATGAACAGTGATAAAGCAGTATGTTAAAACAACGTGTTAAAACACAGTGACTTATCAATGGTCACGAAACATTCACAAACGGTCGTTAAGGTACGATAAAACAATATGTACAACACAGTACGTAATGGTGGAGCCAAGCGGGATCGAACCGCTGACCTCCTGCGTGCAAGGCAGGCGCTCTCCCAGCTGAGCTATGGCCCCATTGTTTTTTGCTGACCTTACCTCTTGCCATTAATTTCTGTGAAACAAGGCAAAATGCGACGACGTATAGCCTGCTATACGAGGAGCATTTTAACGCAGTATCGCAGGAATTTGGTGGGTCTGGGCAGACTTGAACTGCCGACCTCACCCTTATCAGGGGTGCGCTCTAACCAACTGAGCTACAGACCCAAGAGGGGATCGTGCTTAAACCGTTTGCTCTATATCTGATCAGGTAATTCATTGTGAGCGCTTACCGCGAGGAGTGATGCATCGTTTAAGGAGGTGATCCAGCCGCAGGTTCCCCTACGGCTACCTTGTTACGACTTCACCCCAGTCATGAACCACACCGTGGTGATCGCCCTCTTGCGTTAGGCTAACCACTTCTGGTGCAGTCCACTCCCATGGTGTGACGGGCGGTGTGTACAAGGCCCGGGAACGTATTCACCGTGACATTCTGATTCACGATTACTAGCGATTCCGACTTCACGGAGTCGAGTTGCAGACTCCGATCCGGACTGAGACCGGCTTTTCGGGATTAGCGCACTCTCGCGAGTTGGCAACCCTTTGTACCGGCCATTGTAGCACGTGTGTAGCCCTACTCGTAAGGGCCATGATGACTTGACGTCGTCCCCACCTTCCTCCGGTTTGTCACCGGCAGTCTCCTTAGAGTTCCCACCATTACGTGCTGGCAAATAAGGACAAGGGTTGCGCTCGTTACGGGACTTAACCCAACATTTCACAACACGAGCTGACGACAGCCATGCAGCACCTGTCTCTGCGTTCCCGAAGGCACCAAGTGATCTCTCACAAGTTCGCAGGATGTCAAGAGTAGGTAAGGTTCTTCGCGTTGCATCGAATTAAACCACATGCTCCACCGCTTGTGCGGGCCCCCGTCAATTCATTTGAGTTTTAACCTTGCGGCCGTACTCCCCAGGCGGTCGACTTATCGCGTTAACTTCGCCACAAAGTGCGCTAGGCACCCAACGGCTGGTCGACATCGTTTACGGCGTGGACTACCAGGGTATCTAATCCTGTTTGCTACCCACGCTTTCGCACCTCAGTGTCAGTGTCAGTCCAGAAGGCCGCCTTCGCCACTGGTATTCCTCCCGATCTCTACGCATTTCACCGCTACACCGGGAATTCTACCTTCCTCTCCTGCACTCTAGCTTGACAGTTCCGGATGCCGTTCCCAGGTTGAGCCCGGGGCTTTCACAACCGGCTTATCAAGCCACCTACGCGCGCTTTACGCCCAGTAATTCCGATTAACGCTTGCACCCTCCGTATTACCGCGGCTGCTGGCACGGAGTTAGCCGGTGCTTCTTCTGCGAGTGATGTCTTTCCTAGGGGGTATTAACCCCTAGGCGTTCTTCCTCGCTGAAAGTGCTTTACAACCCGAGGGCCTTCTTCACACACGCGGCATGGCTGGATCAGGCTTTCGCCCATTGTCCAATATTCCCCACTGCTGCCTCCCGTAGGAGTTCGGGCCGTGTCTCAGTCCCGATGTGGCTGATCATCCTCTCAGACCAGCTACGGATCGTTGCCTTGGTGAGCCATTACCTCACCAACTAGCTAATCCGACATAGGCTCATCCAATAGCGGGAGCCGGAGCCCCCTTTCTCCCGTAGGACGTATGCGGTATTAGCCTGGGTTTCCCCAGGTTATCCCCCACTATCGGGCAGATTCCTATGCATTACTCACCCGTCCGCCGCTCGTCAGCATCTAGCAAGCTAGATCTGTTACCGCTCGACTTGCATGTGTTAGGCCTGCCGCCAGCGTTCAATCTGAGCCATGATCAAACTCTTCAGTTTAAAATCATTGTGATGCTTACTCGTTGCTTAAGGACTAGCCGAAAGCAACAAAAGCGCATCAAACTTGGCTCAAGGTTCAAACGAATTCATTCAAACTTACGTTTTCATGACCGCTTGCCTTGATATTTGGTGATTTATCACCCTCATCGGCAAGCGCCCACATGAATTACCTGATCAAATTGTTAAAGAGCGTTTCGCTAATAACTGGCTTGCCGTTGAATTGGCTTGCCTCAGCGAGGAAGGCGTATTCTACGCATTTCCTGGTGGTTGTCAACCGCTATTTTCAATGACTGGATTCAGCGAACGAGGCGAGCCATACAACCGCTCTAACCTACTGACAAACCGAAGGTTTTCACCTTCATTCACCGCTGGTAACGCTTGGCGTCCCCGGCAGCGGATGCGTACTTTACGGATTCGCCGCCGTCTTGGCAAGGGCTTTTAGAAAATAAGGAGAAGAAAGTTTCAATACGCTCAGATTTGGCTTTTGAAAGCACTTCGGCGCCACTGCTTTGGCAGTTACACTTATACCTGCCTTATAGCACTGAATGCCTATCTACTTTGAGGTCTACGATGAGCCAGCACTTATTAACCGTCGATTCATTAAGCCGCGAAAGCGTTAATCACTTATTGCGTGTTGCCTCGCGCATGGAGCCGATTGCACAGCGGCGCCAGGTGACGCGTGTGCTGGAAGGCGCGGTGCTCGGCAATCTTTTCTTTGAGGCCAGTACACGAACGCGGGTGAGCTTTAATGCTGCTTTTTGCCGCTTAGGGGGCAGCGTATGCGACACCACCGGTTTTACCTTCTCTTCCATGGCGAAGGGAGAATCGCTCTACGATACTAGTCGGGTAATGAGTGGCTACTGC
Protein-coding regions in this window:
- a CDS encoding translation initiation factor SUI1, whose product is MASLRDQLGGLVYSTEHGKTCPDCRESIDDCRCEIASEQQRLAALDGIVRIRRETSGRKGKGVTTISGIPLNNTELKTLAKTLKKRCGTGGAVKDGVIEIQGDHRETLQQALTSLGYQVKLAGG
- a CDS encoding NERD domain-containing protein, which translates into the protein MVWLEYLLPLIFLFPMAAMGGIVLALRSLHDARVHSPFDAPLREPGQALRHRLDKAFSSLFLNGALGPIISLAPLVYGMGRMLFVEQQDWVEWALYGLLSTLLVLAFSLLLIRDYQRIRRLKLGLACELAVGQELERLVRPEAHPYYVFHDVPTDSFTIDHVVVTPHGIFVVETRARALAIGTDGKEINSVAVERERLRFPHWQERRPLHKTRQGVSWLTQWLERRCGVPVPVRGVLVLPGWQIDTSEASPDILVVSGEHLARQLTELTPGQMSDAIHDRVIHILLERARLMELKHLREPSV
- a CDS encoding deoxyguanosinetriphosphate triphosphohydrolase yields the protein MTQMQWNQLLSPQRLHDNRTDSTREIGRSPFHKDHDRIVFSGSFRRLGRKTQVHPLTENDHIHTRLTHSLEVGCVGRSLGMIVGELLRDRLPDWITPADLGVIVQTACLGHDIGNPPFGHAGEYAIRDWFRRAQGSGLLDGLSEAEREDLLTYEGNAQGFRVITQIEYNQFNGGMRLSAATLGTLLKYPWTVRYSGRAGKFGCYQSEQALLTEVADAVGLLPQGEQRWCRHPLAWLVEAADDICYALLDLEDGLEMGILRYEEVVEILRQIAGEFPPEYADMERRQVSQRRRIALLRGAAMERAVNDVGAVFVEYEQALLSGTLGEDLLELCHPDLGWGVRAAKQLARERIFQNERKAKLEIGAYTTLGILLEAFIGAAHELHHTGKSSFKHQRVLALIGENTPLPSWTLYDSYRRMLDFIGGMTDHYAVDLAQEMGGRLRGY
- a CDS encoding haloacid dehalogenase; amino-acid sequence: MPLPLLLFDCDGTLVDSEPLLAEEMAIGLNSVSLPFAASDYLGEFRGTRFRRIVAELQHRYGEIDSERLDHMEHKMRAKLAERLATELTTISGARESLDALSHFPSAVVSNGPESKIRTALQTTGLTHYFGNRLFSGYTANCWKPEPCLHLHAASIMGYAAHDCIAIDDALVGVRAALQAGMTVIHLNRFPDAESTPEGAIMISSMYQLPAVVEQLTHEWRLAAVPQHSTGN
- a CDS encoding fructose-1,6-bisphosphate aldolase, which gives rise to MALISMRQMLDHAAEYGYGIPAFNVNNLEQMRAIMEAADATDSPVIVQASAGARKYAGAPFLRHLILAAVEEFPHIPVVMHQDHGTSPAVCQRSIQLGFSSVMMDGSLGEDGKTPMDYDYNVDVTRRTVEMAHACGVSVEGELGCLGSLETGMAGEEDGIGAEGKLDMEQMLTDPEEAAEFVKATHVDALAIAIGTSHGAYKFTKPPTGDTLSIQRIKEIHARIPDTHLVMHGSSSVPQEWLEVINQYGGKIPETYGVPVAEIVEGIKYGVRKVNIDTDLRLASTGAVRRFLAENPAEFDPRKFLKETVTAMRDLCIARYEAFGTAGNASKIKPINLEEMFLHYERGELAPKVK